GGTAGAAGGCAATGCGTTAGAGTTAGAGTGGCATAAGGAGGGACGGTTACTCACCAAGCAGGACCTTATTATTGGGGAATGCCATCCCAGCTTTAGTGAGGTAGATTTGAATATGTTAACTACGCGGGCTACTGCTGTTATGTCTAATCTTACGTCTGCCATAGATAGGGTCAATGCCATTTTAAATAATGTTGAAAAAGCCAGTCATTCTTTGCATACGGCTATTCAGCATATTCACAAGAGCGTTTCCACTATTTCCAATGATATTATGGCTGTCTCTATGCCGCTGGCTGATCCAATAAAAGGGATTCCCAGTTTATTACCAGACATTCGAAGCATTCTTGGATCAATAAAAGCATTCCCCTTTAAGGAGTTTTCCTATAAGACAACGCATGTATTGTATACTATGGAAACCTTACTGCAAAGTATTGCTAAGAATCATGGAACGTTGGGGCGGTTTATCAATGATCCAACGCTTTACAATAATTTAAATAGTAGTGCAGATAATTTAAATGCATTGTTATTGAATATCAGGAATAAGCCATCTCGTTACGTGCATTTTTCACTGTTAAACTTTGGCAGAAAGCAATAGAAAGCAAGCTATAGGTGTAGCATTTATATTTGCGTAGCAAGTTACTATTCCCTAATTTTAACTATTCCATTTTACAGGCAAAATAAAAAAATAGAAAAATGATAAACCATTATGTAAGAACTTATGAAAGTGCCAGGAGAACCATTGATAATGGTTTACAGCGCTATATGGTTAAGGTATATGCCCATTTAGCTTCAGCGTTATTGCTTACTACATTGGCAGCTGCTGTAACTGTACTGTATGCTCCTTTAACGCGTTTACTTTTTACGTGTGACGCTTATGGTTGCAGGGTAGGCTATACAGGATTGGGTTGGGTAGTTGTATTTTTGCCTGTTGGCATTGCGATGTATATACGCAGTAAGGGAGATGCGATATCTTTTACACGTTCTCGTTTGCTATTAACGATTTATGCCGTGCTTACCGGAATGTCTTTGTCTACATTGGCTTTTTATTATAGTATTGGTTCTTTATATAAAACTTTTCTTGTAGCAGCTTCTACTTTTGGTTGTACGAGTGTATACGGCTATGTTACAAACCGTGATTTAAGCCAGGTAGGTTCTTTTTGTAGGATGGCCATTTGGGGGCTTATTATCAGTTCTCTGGTAAACCTTTTTTTTCAAAGTTCGGCCATTGATTTTGCCATTAGTTTTGTGGGGGTAGGGGTATTTACATTTTTTGTAGCCTATTATACACAGCAGCTTAAATCACTTTACTATGAAATACAAGATAGCGCTTTAGCGGAGCGGGCAGCGCTTATGGGTGCCTTCTTACTTTATCTTAATTTTTTAAATATTTTTATCTATTTATTAAGGTTTTTTGGGGAGCGTAGGAGAAGAGATTAAATTTTTTGGTATAGTGGAGAATTCAGGGGTAGCGTAGTATCTCAAAAGGTTCCGATAAAAAGCAAAAGCGTATAGATA
Above is a window of Candidatus Cardinium hertigii DNA encoding:
- a CDS encoding Bax inhibitor-1/YccA family protein, translated to MINHYVRTYESARRTIDNGLQRYMVKVYAHLASALLLTTLAAAVTVLYAPLTRLLFTCDAYGCRVGYTGLGWVVVFLPVGIAMYIRSKGDAISFTRSRLLLTIYAVLTGMSLSTLAFYYSIGSLYKTFLVAASTFGCTSVYGYVTNRDLSQVGSFCRMAIWGLIISSLVNLFFQSSAIDFAISFVGVGVFTFFVAYYTQQLKSLYYEIQDSALAERAALMGAFLLYLNFLNIFIYLLRFFGERRRRD
- a CDS encoding MlaD family protein; this encodes MQINKNYKIGFLVLFAFTVLYYGLLFLKGRDPFSKYNVYRVSYPVNKNLSVSAPVKFKGHEVGKIAKIEISSDLGHTTLLTIEVNKKFPLTDKSRVMLTNMGMVEGNALELEWHKEGRLLTKQDLIIGECHPSFSEVDLNMLTTRATAVMSNLTSAIDRVNAILNNVEKASHSLHTAIQHIHKSVSTISNDIMAVSMPLADPIKGIPSLLPDIRSILGSIKAFPFKEFSYKTTHVLYTMETLLQSIAKNHGTLGRFINDPTLYNNLNSSADNLNALLLNIRNKPSRYVHFSLLNFGRKQ